From Stegostoma tigrinum isolate sSteTig4 chromosome 4, sSteTig4.hap1, whole genome shotgun sequence, a single genomic window includes:
- the LOC132205974 gene encoding 4-galactosyl-N-acetylglucosaminide 3-alpha-L-fucosyltransferase 9-like — protein sequence MTSVSNKGIFRFLLLSIIILGCFLAVLLYVKPSSTWIYAPLESATSAPGLKNTFVTDAEENKTIVLIWLWPFGQTFELDSCKSEFNIHDCHLTVNRSLFNKSHAVLFHHRDINGDLSNLPTQPRPTFQKWVWMNLESPSHAPKRMGLDQLFNLTLTYRRDSDIQVPYGSLTMNKVPLDFELPSKSYLVCWVVSNWNSNHARVKYYNELYKYIEINTYGQAFGDRLSNDKLIPTISSCKFYLSFENSVHEDYITEKLYNALLAGTVPVVLGPSRKNYENYIPADSFIHVNDFKSAQELAAYLHKLNDNEDLYMNYFKWRKYYTVRIAHFWDEHACNVCENIKRHQEYRSRSSLEKWFWD from the coding sequence ATGACATCAGTATCCAATAAAGGGATTTTCCGTTTCCTCTTATTGTCCATCATCATTTTGGGCTGTTTTTTAGCTGTGTTGCTGTATGTAAAACCATCCAGCACCTGGATTTATGCTCCACTGGAATCTGCCACATCAGCACCAGGCTTGAAGAATACTTTTGTGACGGATGCTGAAGAGAATAAAACTATTGTGCTCATTTGGCTTTGGCCTTTTGGTCAGACATTTGAGCTTGATTCTTGTAAATCTGAGTTTAACATCCATGACTGTCACTTGACTGTGAATAGGAGCCTCTTTAACAAGTCACACGCTGTCCTTTTCCATCACAGAGACATAAATGGGGACTTGTCCAACTTGCCCACACAACCTCGGCCAACTTTTCAGAAATGGGTTTGGATGAATCTGGAGTCACCTAGCCATGCTCCTAAAAGAATGGGACTCGACCAACTCTTCAACCTGACCTTGACATATCGACGGGATTCAGATATCCAGGTGCCTTATGGGTCTCTGACAATGAACAAAGTCCCATTAGACTTTGAATTGCCCAGTAAAAGCTATCTCGTGTGTTGGGTTGTAAGCAACTGGAACTCTAACCATGCCAGAGTGAAATATTACAATGAACTCTACAAATATATTGAAATCAACACTTATGGGCAAGCCTTTGGGGACCGCCTGAGCAATGATAAATTGATCCCTACAATATCTAGTTGTAAGTTCTACCTTTCCTTTGAGAACTCAGTACATGAGGATTACATAACTGAAAAGCTCTACAACGCTTTGCTTGCAGGCACTGTGCCCGTGGTCCTGGGGCCATCGAGGAAAAACTATGAAAATTACATTCCAGCTGATTCCTTCATTCATGTAAATGATTTCAAATCAGCTCAAGAACTTGCAGCTTACCTGCACAAGCTGAATGATAACGAGGACTTGTACATGAACTACTTCAAGTGGAGAAAGTATTACACAGTGCGGATAGCTCATTTTTGGGATGAACATGCATGTAATGTGTGTGAGAATATAAAACGCCATCAAGAGTATCGATCACGTTCTAGTTTGGAGAAATGGTTTTGGGATTGA